A DNA window from Fusarium fujikuroi IMI 58289 draft genome, chromosome FFUJ_chr11 contains the following coding sequences:
- a CDS encoding related to CLC chloride channel protein, whose product MTSDSTLMEIDEMTETTPLLPSHKRGTKAAPTNTASQQDSLPYSDYHTIDWLQDLVQDSHRRDNSSLYLRRGIRYRITKLWDSSQGWVAAFLIGLLTASIAAFVDVSVEVLADLKDGYCTNNIFLSRRACCASEMNCQNWKPWTESYMHAYAIYVGLALAFGTIAGIVTATTKMNLTAIAPEKERSRASIESPGGKVMYMAAGSGIPEIKTVLSGFCIPHLFDLKVLIVKAIGSIFAVATGMCLGKEGPFVHISACVGYLVSICIPKYASNQRKLREMLSIACSAGLSVAFGAPIGGVLFSYEEISTYFPRRVLWRSCLCSVVAAAVLKELNPTGTGKLVLFETNYGVNYDALHYLVFVILGVCGGIFGGIFCQANFLWSKSFRKISIIKNNPAFELALVALITAVLQFPNILIRETGDIVMQRLLVDCNHAEEDWICQKEAQTTGKGTYYAWLVSGTFVKLFLTTITFGCKVPSGVIIPAMDAGALFGRMIGQLIPNISPGIFAMVGSAAFLAGVSRMTVSLAVIMFELTGEVNFIPPFMIAILTAKWVADAISADGVYDLAQHLQGHPFLEAEGAISKVREFRYNEGTATVDALLPSKEAMDNAIVCVGANYRILTSVLQHRLSHLQSSGLSDSGLVIVNDKGLCHGYISQYKLEQALQMIEKTDGVEESCEINVLEGNLAEAIDRSPLTLSSKAPLEYAVELFGKLGISYLAVTEEDTARVLGVLSTKQLIAFLDMLK is encoded by the coding sequence ATGACTTCCGACTCGACACTTATGGAAATAGATGAAATGACAGAGACTACTCCCCTACTACCATCTCATAAACGCGGCACCAAGGCCGCTCCCACAAACACTGCCTCACAGCAGGACAGCCTACCATATAGTGACTACCATACCATCGACTGGCTTCAGGACCTCGTGCAAGATAGTCATCGACGCGACAACTCAAGTCTCTATTTGCGACGCGGGATACGCTACCGTATAACCAAGCTATGGGACTCTTCTCAGGGATGGGTCGCAGCTTTCCTGATCGGTCTTCTCACTGCCTCGATCGCGGCATTCGTAGACGTCAGCGTTGAGGTTTTAGCAGATCTCAAAGATGGCTACTGCACCAACAACATATTTCTAAGTCGCCGAGCATGCTGTGCATCAGAGATGAATTGTCAGAACTGGAAGCCATGGACAGAAAGCTATATGCATGCATACGCCATCTATGTTGGCCTTGCTCTAGCCTTTGGTACCATCGCTGGGATTGTCACCGCGACTACGAAGATGAATCTCACTGCCATTGCTCCCGAGAAAGAACGGTCACGTGCTTCAATAGAAAGCCCCGGTGGAAAGGTTATGTACATGGCGGCGGGAAGCGGCATCCCCGAAATAAAGACCGTATTGTCCGGCTTCTGCATCCCTCACCTCTTCGATCTCAAAGTCCTTATCGTTAAGGCCATCGGATCAATCTTTGCAGTCGCAACGGGCATGTGTTTGGGAAAAGAAGGACCTTTTGTGCACATCTCGGCTTGTGTTGGATACCTTGTCAGCATTTGCATCCCCAAATACGCGAGTAATCAACGAAAACTGAGGGAGATGCTCAGTATCGCATGTTCAGCAGGTTTATCTGTTGCTTTCGGTGCTCCGATCGGAGGTGTCCTCTTCAGCTACGAGGAAATCAGCACTTACTTCCCCCGAAGGGTACTCTGGAGGAGCTGTCTTTGTTCAGTCGTAGCGGCGGCTGTTCTCAAAGAACTTAACCCTACAGGAACTGGCAAGCTCGTTCTGTTTGAGACAAACTATGGCGTAAACTATGATGCTCTTCACtatcttgtctttgtcattcTCGGCGTCTGTGGAGGCATCTTCGGTGGAATATTCTGCCAAGCAAATTTTCTCTGGTCCAAGTCATTCCGAAAGATTTCTATCATCAAGAATAACCCTGCTTTCGAGTTGGCTCTCGTAGCATTGATCACGGCGGTTCTGCAGTTCCCGAATATACTGATTAGGGAAACTGGGGATATTGTCATGCAGCGATTACTTGTTGATTGCAATCATGCTGAGGAAGACTGGATTTGCCAAAAAGAGGCCCAAACTACTGGTAAGGGTACGTACTACGCATGGTTGGTCTCCGGGACATTCGTCAAGCTATTCCTAACGACGATCACATTCGGCTGCAAGGTCCCATCTGGAGTTATCATCCCTGCGATGGATGCAGGCGCGCTCTTTGGTCGAATGATAGGCCAACTCATACCCAACATCTCACCTGGCATATTCGCCATGGTTGgatcagcagccttcttagCTGGAGTTAGCAGAATGACTGTCAGTCTGGCTGTCATCATGTTTGAGCTTACAGGGGAGGTCAACTTCATTCCACCTTTCATGATTGCTATCCTGACTGCGAAGTGGGTGGCTGATGCAATTAGTGCCGATGGTGTTTATGATCTTGCTCAGCACCTTCAAGGGCATCCTTTCTTAGAGGCTGAGGGTGCCATCAGCAAGGTCAGAGAGTTCAGATATAACGAGGGCACTGCGACGGTAgacgctcttcttccttccaaAGAGGCCATGGACAACGCTATTGTGTGTGTCGGTGCAAACTATCGTATCCTCACATCAGTACTCCAACACAGgctctctcatcttcagagTAGCGGCTTGAGCGACTCTGGACTCGTGATCGTCAACGACAAGGGACTCTGTCACGGTTATATCTCGCAATATAAACTGGAGCAAGCCCTGCAGATGATTGAGAAAacagatggtgttgaagagtcCTGTGAGATAAACGTGCTTGAAGGTAATCTGGCAGAGGCGATTGACAGAAGTCCCCTCACTCTCTCGTCAAAAGCACCCCTTGAGTATGCGGTGGAGTTATTTGGAAAGCTGGGAATTAGCTATTTGGCCGTTACTGAGGAGGATACGGCGAGGGTGCTGGGAGTTTTATCAACGAAACAATTGATCGCTTTTTTGGATATGTTAAAGTAA
- a CDS encoding related to esterase/lipase, protein MANHTFWQYIRLKTIVTLIRFINYIFTRAHFTPSPTCVRKLIRIPSRDLTRFINAWVYYPNNYNDTKKYGLVINWHGGAYCLPNLGMDHQFCEKIATENNILVLDADYRKAPEYPLPGAIEDAEDTFRWVESQAQMFDLDKVALSGFSSGGNLALVASSELRREFKMNIRAVYAFYPGVDFSIPPENKTVPEPIRPLPVSFQHLLADAYVPRVEDRKSPKASPMYADGTSFPEHVILVASSGDIFTPEIEVFGEKLERAGRDVEIVRIEGAHGCDKTTNPKTFRPEARDFAYAKVVQSLKGIMQ, encoded by the coding sequence ATGGCAAACCATACCTTCTGGCAGTACATACGCCTTAAAACAATTGTCACTCTTATCCGTTTCATAAACTACATCTTCACCCGTGCTCACTTCACGCCCTCACCGACATGCGTCCGCAAACTCATCCGCATTCCCTCCCGCGACCTTACTCGCTTCATTAACGCTTGGGTCTACTACCCAAACAATTACAACGACACTAAGAAATATGGTCTCGTGATCAATTGGCACGGCGGCGCTTATTGCCTCCCGAATCTCGGCATGGACCATCAATTCTGCGAGAAAATAGCTACAGAGAACAATATCTTGGTTCTTGATGCTGACTACCGAAAAGCACCCGAGTATCCCCTTCCCGGAGCCATTGAAGACGCTGAAGATACTTTCAGATGGGTTGAGAGTCAGGCACAAATGTTTGATCTTGACAAGGTTGCGTTGTCGGGGTTTAGTTCTGGAGGAAACCTAGCGCTTGTTGCATCATCTGAACTGAGGCGTGAGTTCAAGATGAACATCAGGGCGGTATACGCTTTCTATCCAGGCGTTGACTTCTCCATTCCGCCGGAAAATAAGACGGTCCCGGAGCCCATCCGACCTCTTCCCGTATCCttccagcatcttcttgctgACGCGTACGTACCGCGCGTTGAAGACCGCAAGTCGCCCAAGGCATCACCGATGTATGCCGACGGAACTTCCTTTCCAGAGCATGTTATTcttgttgcttcttctggggaTATATTCACGCCCGAGATTGAAGTTTTCGGGGAGAAATTGGAGCGGGCTGGtcgtgatgttgagattgtcaGGATCGAGGGGGCTCATGGCTGCGATAAGACTACGAACCCAAAGACGTTTAGGCCTGAGGCTAGAGATTTCGCATATGCAAAGGTAGTCCAGAGCTTAAAGGGTATTATGCAATAA
- a CDS encoding probable alpha-L-arabinofuranosidase: MLLQSVFALGLATTARLVSAGPCDIYKSGGTPCIAAHSTTRALFDSYTGGLYQIKRASDGALTDIKPVSAGGVAASSAQDSFCSGTTCLITIIYDQSGRSNHLTQAPPGGFNGPDVNGYDNLAAADGAPVTLNGKKAYGVFISPGTGYRNNQVDGSATGDEPEGMYAVLDGTHYNGACCFDYGNAETNSKDTGNGHMEAIYFGDNTVWGSGSGSGPWIMADLENGLFSGQGAKQNTANPSISNRFTSAVVKGKPGTWAIRGGNAASGSLSTFYSGARPDGGYNPMSKEGAIILGIGGDNSNGAQGTFYEGVMTSGYPSDATENSVQANIVAAKYATTSLTSGTALAVGSSVTLKVTTSGYTDRVLAHSSSNVNTQVISSSSSTALKQSASWTVRTGLANSGCVSFESKDTPGSYIRHSGFQLYVNKSDGSKIFNEDATFCPQKGISGTGSSFRSWSYPTRYIRHYNNVGYAASNGGVHDFDSANSFVNDVSFVVATGFA, translated from the coding sequence ATGCTTCTCCAAAGCGTCTTCGCTCTGGGTCTCGCCACCACCGCTCGCCTTGTCTCAGCAGGACCATGCGACATCTACAAGTCCGGCGGAACACCCTGCATCGCCGCTCATAGCACTACCCGCGCCCTCTTTGACAGCTATACCGGCGGTCTCTACCAGATCAAGCGCGCCTCAGACGGAGCCCTCACCGACATCAAGCCTGTCTCCGCAGGCGGTGtcgcagcttcttctgcccaAGACTCCTTCTGCAGCGGCACAACGtgtctcatcaccatcatctaTGATCAGTCTGGCCGGAGCAACCATTTGACCCAGGCTCCTCCTGGTGGCTTCAATGGCCCCGATGTGAATGGCTATGATAACCTTGCCGCTGCTGATGGTGCACCTGTTACGCTCAACGGCAAGAAGGCTTACGGAGTGTTTATTTCCCCTGGTACCGGCTATCGTAACAACCAAGTTGACGGTTCTGCCACTGGCGATGAACCCGAGGGTATGTATGCTGTTCTTGACGGAACGCATTACAACGGTGCCTGCTGCTTCGACTACGGCAATGCGGAGACCAACAGCAAGGATACTGGCAATGGACACATGGAAGCTATCTACTTCGGCGACAACACCGTCTGGGGCTCTGGTTCCGGCAGCGGCCCTTGGATCATGGCTGATCTTGAAAACGGCCTCTTCTCTGGACAGGGCGCCAAGCAAAACACTGCGAACCCAAGTATCTCCAACCGTTTCACCAGTGCTGTCGTCAAGGGCAAGCCCGGCACGTGGGCCATTCGTGGTGGAAATGCCGCCTCGGGTTCACTATCGACTTTTTACAGCGGTGCACGCCCTGATGGTGGATACAACCCCATGAGCAAAGAAGGAGCAATCATTCTCGGCATTGGCGGTGATAACAGCAATGGAGCCCAAGGAACTTTCTACGAAGGAGTAATGACTAGCGGATACCCTTCTGATGCGACCGAGAACTCGGTGCAGGCCAACATCGTCGCGGCCAAATACGCCACCACATCTTTGACAAGCGGAACCGCCCTCGCCGTCGGATCATCTGTCACCCTCAAAGTCACTACCTCTGGCTACACCGACCGCGTCCTCGCACACAGCTCCTCCAACGTCAACACCCAAGTgatctccagctccagctccaccGCCCTCAAGCAGTCAGCAAGCTGGACCGTCCGCACCGGTCTCGCCAACAGCGGCTGTGTATCCTTCGAGTCTAAAGATACTCCTGGTAGTTACATTCGCCACTCTGGCTTCCAGCTGTACGTGAACAAGAGTGACGGAAGCAAGATCTTCAATGAGGATGCTACGTTCTGCCCCCAGAAGGGTATCAGCGGAACAGGAAGTTCGTTCCGATCATGGAGCTATCCGACCAGGTACATTCGCCACTACAACAACGTTGGGTACGCTGCTTCAAATGGTGGTGTTCATGACTTTGATTCTGCCAACAGCTTTGTCAATGATGTTAGCTTTGTTGTTGCCACTGGCTTTGCTTAG
- a CDS encoding related to epoxide hydrolase yields the protein MSSLPFSAPPWPVPASANLTSSTISVPDGEIERLKTLLKLSPIPSANIWNSRDDGALGLPRKTLTELVEYWANGYDWKKWEATLNSIPQFDITVTDDDAKDYKINSLALFSKNPAAVPILFLHSWPGSVVEYLPILQKLKSEYDPESLPYHIIVPHHIGFGFSDTPPLDKPFTHIDNARLMSKMMHSLGFDKTGYMTQGGDLGGWTAPVIANIDPACKLVHMSMLNISPPPGEDVEEGIKAGKYSPDEMAAFGRMADFQKKETAFIQLDGTKPATAGYIFGSNPIALLAWIGDKMHRWSDETPSKDLILTNIALYWFTGCYPTSIYLHLTVLEDHELMMNAWKTLKVPLGHSAFKKELVTAPERWIQQTEQVKWYRMHDKGGHFAALEEPDALWKDVEDFIGAFWEK from the coding sequence ATGTCTTCCCTTCCCTTTAGCGCTCCGCCCTGGCCCGTCCCCGCGTCAGCAAATCTTACATCATCCACTATTTCCGTTCCCGATGGTGAGATCGAGCGGCTCAAGACGCTCCTCAAGCTGTCACCTATTCCATCAGCGAATATTTGGAATTCACGGGATGATGGCGCTCTTGGACTCCCGAGAAAGACCTTGACGGAATTGGTTGAATATTGGGCGAATGGTTACGATTGGAAGAAATGGGAGGCTACTCTCAATTCGATCCCGCAATTTGACATCACTGTCACTGATGATGACGCGAAAGATTACAAGATCAATTCTCTGGCTTTGTTTTCTAAGAACCCTGCTGCGGTCCCCATTCTGTTTCTTCATAGTTGGCCTGGTTCTGTTGTTGAATACCTCCCCATTCTTCAGAAACTCAAATCTGAGTACGATCCTGAGTCTCTACCCTATCACATCATCGTTCCTCACCATATCGGGTTCGGTTTCTCTGATACGCCGCCTCTCGATAAGCCATTCACCCACATTGATAACGCCCGGCTCATGTCAAAGATGATGCACTCGTTGGGCTTTGACAAGACAGGGTACATGACCCAGGGAGGCGATCTCGGCGGCTGGACCGCACCTGTCATCGCAAACATTGATCCTGCATGTAAACTCGTTCATATGAGCATGTTAAACATCTCACCTCCTCCAGGtgaagatgtcgaagaagGAATCAAGGCCGGCAAGTATAGTCCCGACGAAATGGCAGCGTTCGGCAGAATGGCAGACTttcaaaagaaagaaacagccTTCATCCAACTCGACGGCACCAAGCCAGCTACAGCAGGCTACATCTTCGGCAGTAATCCCATCGCCCTCCTCGCCTGGATCGGCGACAAGATGCACCGCTGGTCCGACGAAACACCCTCCAAAGACCTCATCCTAACAAACATAGCGCTCTACTGGTTCACAGGCTGTTACCCAACATCTATCTATCTTCACCTCACAGTTCTCGAGGACCACGAGCTCATGATGAATGCCTGGAAGACTCTCAAAGTACCGCTCGGGCACTCGGCGTTCAAGAAGGAACTTGTTACTGCACCGGAGAGATGGATTCAGCAGACGGAGCAGGTGAAGTGGTATAGAATGCATGACAAAGGTGGACACTTTGCTGCGCTTGAGGAGCCGGATGCGCTTTGGAAGGATGTGGAGGACTTCATTGGGGCGTTTTGGGAGAAGTGA
- a CDS encoding related to vacuolar membrane protein HMT1 (heavy metal tolerance protein) — protein MAKAELGLKIGFYAYPIALFVTLLGVQSAQFYISRHGSTTRKVALDSDLKQHIDKIRKFYARCIWVLQVVLSGLLIASVVFATREVFADQDGVKGSVAFAFSAYLASFVGVLLYYVAGLLPDPEGPWNPNSAHLSAWCVGALAEIVIAAALSAVEPKLRVSPGFVDTLNILGAARVFVLALMIGAMGLREYKTKALEPKSLPEERRGLLENGNGAAEGYGSIQPTAAEPRRTQVSGTGWLDYFAGFRVLFPYLWPKGSPVYQAIVLICIILLICQRTVNVLGPLQLGTLVDSLGEGRIPYKEIILYVVYRALQGNQGVLGAARSLLWLPVSQSLFRRLSSAAFEHVLGLSLEFHLNKKVGEVTSALSRGASINTFLESFCFQVFPMVFDIFVAGVIFFVKYDAFYTIIVFFIMWSYIFLTIYVAKYRGKQRRDMTIKTREMEAIKTDAIVAYETVQHNCAVARETARFREHVTIFQRAERLVQWSLNGLNLTQSSIFTLGTALLVSVSAYKISIGEQTVGEFVSLINYFVQLQGPLNFFGTYYTMLQNNLIEAERLLDIFKETPGVVEKPDAIQLPSPKGEVSFNDVKFAYHVRKGDPVLDGINFTVAPGTKTAIVGESGSGKSTSLKLLFRFYDVTDGSITIDGHDLRDLKLESLRSNIGVVPQDTVLFNATIMYNLLYARPDATEEDVYKACEAANIHERILNFPDGYETKVGERGLKLSGGERQRIAIARAILKDARILLLDEATASLDSHTERQIQDALERVTEGRTTITIAHRLSTITTSDQIIVLHKGKIVERGTHNELLAQGGRYHAMWEKQTTIEKKEKEKKELEGEASETGSQ, from the exons ATGGCAAAGGCAGAGCTCGGATTGAAGATAGGCTTCTACGCCTACCCCATCGCCCTCTTCGTCACGCTCCTCGGCGTCCAGTCCGCTCAGTTCTACATAAGCCGCCATGGCAGCACGACGCGTAAAGTCGCGTTGGACAGTGATCTAAAACAGCACATCGACAAGATTCGAAAGTTTTACGCGCGGTGCATTTGGGTTCTGCAGGTCGTGCTATCTGGATTGCTGATTGCGAGTGTGGTGTTTGCTACGAGAGAGGTTTTTGCGGATCAGGATGGTGTGAAAGGCAGTGTTGCCTTTGCGTTTAGCGCATATCTC GCATCTTTTGTTGGAGTGTTATTGTACTACGTCGCTGGCCTTCTTCCAGACCCTGAAGGGCCGTGGAATCCGAACTCTGCTCACCTTTCAGCATGGTGCGTCGGTGCCCTTGCAGAGATTGTCATCGCAGCTGCTCTCTCAGCCGTTGAGCCGAAACTTCGAGTATCGCCTGGTTTTGTCGACACTCTCAACATTCTCGGCGCTGCGAGAGTTTTTGTGCTGGCTCTGATGATCGGAGCCATGGGGTTGAGGGAGTACAAGACTAAGGCGCTGGAACCAAAGTCCTTACCGGAGGAGAGACGGGGACTTCTTGAGAATGGGAATGGGGCAGCGGAGGGATATGGAAGCATTCAGCCTACTGCGGCTGAGCCGAGAAGAACACAGGTTTCCGGAACAGGATGGCTAGATTACTTTGCTGGATTCCGAGTCTTGTTTCCCTACCTTTG GCCAAAGGGTTCTCCCGTCTACCAAGCCATCGTACTAATCtgcatcatcctcctcatctgccaACGTACCGTCAACGTGCTAGGACCTCTCCAGCTCGGTACCCTCGTCGACAGTCTCGGCGAAGGCAGAATCCCCTACAAAGAAATCATCCTCTACGTCGTATATCGCGCTCTCCAAGGCAATCAAGGCGTTCTCGGCGCCGCGCGATCCCTCCTCTGGCTTCCCGTATCCCAGTCCCTCTTCCGCCGTCTCTCCTCCGCTGCGTTTGAACACGTTCTCGGCTTATCCCTGGAGTTTCACCTCAACAAGAAAGTCGGCGAAGTCACCAGCGCCCTCAGCCGCGGCGCTTCCATCAACACCTTTCTCGAAAGCTTCTGCTTTCAGGTCTTTCCCATGGTGTTTGATATTTTCGTCGCTGGTGTGATTTTCTTTGTGAAATACGATGCTTTCTACACGATCATTGtgttcttcatcatgtgGTCATACATCTTTTTGACAATTTACGTTGCCAAGTACCGAGGAAAACAACGAAGAGATATGACTATCAAGACTCGAGAGATGGAAGCTATTAAGACGGATGCTATCGTGGCGTATGAGACGGTTCAGCACAATTGTGCTGTTGCGCGCGAGACGGCGCGCTTCAGAGAACATGTGACTATTTTCCAACGCGCGGAGAGATTGGTGCAGTGGTCGTTGAACGGGCTAAACCTCACACAGAGTTCCATTTTCACGCTGGGAACGGCGTTGCTTGTTTCGGTCTCAGCGTACAAGATTTCAATCGGAGAGCAGACCGTTGGTGAGTTTGTGAGTCTGATCAATTACTTTGTTCAGCTTCAGGGTCCTTTGAACTTCTTTGGGACGTACTATACCATGCTTCAGAACAATCTCATTGAAGCTGAGCGGCTGCTTGATATC TTCAAAGAAACACCTGGCGTAGTTGAGAAGCCTGACGCTATCCAGTTGCCCTCACCCAAGGGCGAAGTCTCCTTCAACGATGTCAAGTTCGCGTATCACGTCAGGAAAGGAGATCCCGTCCTCGACGGCATCAACTTCACGGTTGCCCCAGGCACAAAGACCGCTATTGTTGGAGAATCAGGCAGTGGAAAGTCTACCtctctcaagctcctcttccGCTTCTACGACGTCACGGATGGCTCCATCACCATTGACGGCCATGACCTTCGagatctcaagctcgagaGCCTTCGCAGCAACATCGGTGTCGTTCCCCAGGATACAGTTCTGTTTAATGCGACCATCATGTACAATCTTCTGTACGCGAGACCAGATGCGACAGAGGAAGACGTTTACAAGGCATGTGAGGCGGCGAATATTCATGAGCGCATTCTCAACTTTCCGGATGGTTATGAGACCAAGGTTGGAGAGCGGGGATTGAAGTTGTCGGGAGGTGAACGCCAAAGA ATCGCCATCGCTCGCGCCATTCTCAAAGACGCCCGCATACTTCTCCTCGACGAAGCAACCGCCTCTCTCGACTCACACACAGAGCGTCAGATCCAAGATGCTCTCGAGCGCGTCACCGAAGGGCGCacaaccatcaccatcgc TCACCGCCTCTCCACCATCACAACATCGGATCAGATCATCGTTCTTCACAAGGGCAAGATCGTCGAACGCGGAACACATAATGAGCTTTTGGCACAGGGAGGACGATACCATGCTATGTGGGAGAAGCAAACGACTattgagaagaaagagaaggagaagaaggaattgGAGGGTGAGGCATCGGAGACTGGGTCTCAGTAA
- a CDS encoding probable amino acid transport protein GAP1, giving the protein MAYQREFEMQALPPSPKSRSPEPAVDDPSAWSRLITSFSRAPSRHDSLSSYNSYAFNGRLFNMSKANYNSANTALARELKNRHLQMIAFGGSIGTGLFVASGVALYRGGPVSLLLAFITMGAMQFFTMQALGELSVAFPVGGSFANYSTRFLDPSWGFAMGWNYTLQYLIVLPLEIIAGAFTTNYWNPNASKSIFIVLFFILILGINLLGVKAYGEAEFIFSAVKVTAIVGFILLGIIINIAGSPEGDYIGFTRWHNPGAFHNGFKGFASVLVTATFSFAGTEMVGLAAAETSNPKKSIPAAVKQVFWRISLFYILSVLLIGLLVPYNEPRLLGAKYGSDAAASPFVIAIEMSGSDVLPDIMNAVILISLISVGNTAVYAASRTLAALAEQSLAPKVFAYIDRTGRPLVAIICCGLLGLLAFTANSKIHNEIFNWLLAISGLSTLFTWSSICVCHIRFRRAWHLSGYNVSQLAFRSQVGVWGSWVALAAYGTVLVLQIWVAISPIQAEGEDPLTTPERFKNFFLQILTIPIIFLFYFTHKTWMGTKVVRDKDIDINTGRRYLHVWNEEEEQARRKWPLWKRVYNHLC; this is encoded by the exons ATGGCATACCAACGCGAGTTCGAGATGCAAGCCCTcccgccatcaccaaaatcACGAAGCCCCGAACCAGCAGTAGACGACCCTTCAGCATGGAGCCGTCTCATCACGAGCTTCTCCCGCGCCCCATCGCGACATGATAGCCTTAGCAGCTACAACAGCTATGCCTTCAACGGGCGGCTGTTCAACATGAGTAAAGCGAACTACAACTCTGCCAACACAGCACTCGCGCGGGAATTAAAGAATCGGCACTTACAGATGATTGCATTTGGCGGATCTATCGGAACGGGTCTTTTTGTCGCGTCGGGTGTTGCGCTGTATCGCGGGGGACCTGTCTCGCTGCTGTTGGCGTTTATCACCATGGGTGCTATGCAGTTCTTTACGATGCAGGCGCTGGGGGAGTTGAGTGTTGCGTTTCCGGTGGGAGGGTCGTTTGCGAATTATTCAACGAGGTTTTTGGATCCGAGTTGGGGATTTGCCATGGGTTGGAA CTATACGCTGCAGTATCTCATTGTGCTACCACTTGAGATCATTGCAGGAGCATTTACGACGAATTACTGGAATCCCAATGCAAGCAAGAGTATtttcatcgtcctcttcttcattctcatccttggtATCAACTTACTCGGGGTGAAAGCCTACGGCGAAGCTGAGTTTATCTTCTCAGCCGTCAAAGTCACAGCCATCGTAGGCTTCAT TCTTCTTGGTataatcatcaacatcgcagGGTCTCCAGAAGGAGACTACATCGGCTTCACAAGGTGGCACAACCCCGGCGCCTTTCACAACGGCTTCAAAGGCTTCGCAAGCGTTTTAGTAACAGCAACTTTCTCCTTCGCTGGCACAGAAATGGTCGGTCTCGCAGCAGCCGAAACGAGCAATCCGAAAAAGTCAATCCCTGCAGCGGTGAAACAAGTCTTCTGGAGGATTTCTCTGTTCTATATTCTCTCGGTTCTACTCATTGGGTTGCTGGTGCCGTACAATGAGCCGAGACTGCTGGGGGCCAAGTACGGTTCTGATGCGGCGGCTAGTCCGTTCGTGATAGCGATTGAGATGAGCGGCTCGGATGTTCTGCCGGATATTATGAATGCTGTTATTCTGATATCGCTGATCAGCGTCGGGAATACGGCTGTGTATGCGGCATCACGGACGTTGGCGGCGTTGGCGGAACAGTCACTTGCGCCGAAGGTATTTGCGTACATTGATCGAACTGGACGACCCCTCGTTGCGATTATTTGCTGCGGTTTGCTAGGCTTACTAGCATTCACCGCGAACTCGAAGATCCATAACGAGATCTTCAACTGGCTGCTTGCAATCAGTGGGCTAAGTACTCTCTTCACCTGGAGTTCCATCTGCGTTTGCCATATTCGCTTTCGGAGAGCATGGCACCTATCAGGATACAATGTATCCCAGCTTGCCTTCCGGTCACAGGTTGGAGTTTGGGGGTCTTGGGTTGCACTCGCAGCTTACGGAACTGTTCTGGTTCTTCAGATCTGGGTTGCCATATCGCCGATCCAAGCGGAGGGTGAAGACCCCCTCACAACGCCTGAACGGTTCAAGAACTTCTTTCTGCAGATTTTGACGATCCCTATCATATTTCTGTTCTACTTTACGCATAAGACCTGGATGGGGACAAAGGTGGTGAGGGATAAGGATATCGATATTAATACCGGGAGAAGATATCTCCATGTTTggaatgaagaggaggaacaagCAAGGCGGAAATGGCCTCTATGGAAGCGAGTATATAACCATTTGTGTTAA